DNA from Halobaculum sp. XH14:
CGCCGGCGAGGTCGGGAAATCGGGCGTCGCAATCGACTCGCTGGAGGACTTCGAGCGCGTGTTCGACGGCATCCCGCTCGACGAGGTGTCGACCTCGATGACGATCAACGCGCCCGCATCGGTGCTGCTCGCGATGTACGTCGCCGTCGGCGACCGGCAGGGAGTCGACCGCGAGGAGCTCCGGGGCACCATCCAGAACGACATCATGAAGGAGTACATCGCGCGGAACCTCTACATCTACCCGCCCGCGGAGTCGATGCGGCTCATCACCGACATCTTCGAGTTCTGCGCGAACGAGACGCCGAAGTTCAACACCATCTCCATCTCCGGGTACCACATCCGGGAGGCCGGGTCGACGGCGGCCCAGGAGATCGCGTTCACGCTCGGCAACGGCATCGAGTACGTCCAGGCGGCCGTCGACGCCGGCCTCGACGTCGACGAGTTCGCCCCGCAGCTCTCCTTCTTCTTCAACGCCCACAACAACATCCTGGAGGAGGTGGCGAAGTTCCGCGCCGCCCGCCGGATGTGGGCGACGATCATGGCGGAGCGCTTCGGCGCGGAGAACCCGAAGTCGAAGCAGCTGAAGTTCCACACCCAGACCGCCGGCTCGATGCTGACGGCCCAGCAGATCGAGAACAACGTCGTCCGGGTCGGCTACCAGGCGCTCGCCGCGGTGCTGGGCGGCACCCAGAGCCTCCACACGAACGGGAAGGACGAGGCGCTCTCGCTCCCGACCGAGAAATCCGTGCGGACGGCGCTCCGGACCCAGCAGATCCTCGCCCACGAGTCGGGCGCGGCCGACACCATCGACCCGCTCGCCGGGAGCTACTACGTCGAGAGCCTCACGGACGGCATCGAGGAGGAGGCGTTCGACATCCTCGACGAGGTCGACCGCCGGGGCGGGATGCTCGACGCCGTACAGAACCAGTGGGTCCAGCGCCAGATCCAGGACACGGCGTTCGAGCGCCAGCGCGAGATCGAGGAAGGCGAGCGCGTCATCGTCGGCGTCAACGAGTACGAGGTCGAGGAGGACGAACCGCAGGTGGACCTGGAGGACGTCTCCGAGGAGGAGCAGCGGGCGCAGGTCGAGCGCGTGCAGGACCTCCGCGAGTCGCGCGATTCGGAGGAGGCGGAGGCGGCGCTGGCGGCGCTCCGTGACGCGGCGACCGGGGACGCGAACCTGATGCCGTACATCGTCGACGCGGTGAAGGCGTACGCGACGGTCGGCGAGATCTGCAACGTGCTCCGCAAGGAGTTCGGGGAGTACCAGCCCGGTTCGGTGTAGGGGAGTTGGCTCCAGAACGAGAGTCCGCCGTTCATCACCATTCGAGGATGGCCGGTCGGCCGTCTGGACGCACGGCACTGTTGCTGGCTCACCTGAAACCGCAGCCACGTCCTCCCCGGCCGATTCGCTCGCGGTCGGCGCAGGCGCGGACCGACAAGCACCACGGGAGCGAACGTAGTGTGCGGCGAGGAGCGTGGTTCGAACGGCGCTCGCACCGTTCGTCAGTACGGGAAACCGACGGGTTCCCGTCAGCGGTCGGATTCCGTCTGAATCCGACAGCATCACGAAAACCTTCGATTTTCGAACGAAAGCGGCCGGACCGAGGCGTGCGTCACGACGACCAACCAAACCACGAAACCTGCGAAAACCGACGACTGGCAGCCACGAAATCCCGAAAATCGACCTCCACGATACCACAAACCGAAAACACGACGAGGATTGGGGATTCCTGCAGCGGACGAAACCGCTTTCTCGGGGGCGCGTCACGTCCACCCATGGACGACGAGACGCGCGCCCTGCTCGACGTGCTAGTTGCCGACGCCAGGGAATCGACCGCAGACATCGCCCGCCAGACGGGCCTCTCGGCGGACGAGGTGGACGCGCGTCTCGACGAACTCGAAGCGGCGGGCGTGCTGCGCGGCTACACGGCGGTCGTCGACTGGGACAGCACCGACGCCGACCGGGTCGCCGCGGTCGTCGAGGTGAACGTCGAACTCGACCGGGAGACCGACTACGAGGACATCGCACGCCGCATCGCCGAGTCGCCGACCGTCGACTCGCTCCGGCTCGTCTCGGGCGACTACGACTTCGCGCTCGACGTGAGCGCCGACACGATGCAGGCCGTCTCCCGATTCGTCGCCGACGAGGTCGCGCCGCTGCCGGCGGTGACGAAGACGGTCACCCACTACGTGATGGAGACGTACAAGGAACGCGGGGTCGTCTTCGACGAGCGCGACGACGACGACCGGCTCTCAGTGACCCCATGAGCGACCGGAGTGATTCCCCGGACACGCCGGCCAGCGGGGCTTCAGGGGCTTCGGAGACCGGCAGCCGCGAGACGGACGACCCGGGGAAGGCCGACCGCTTCACGCCAGCGGAGCGCGTCGAGGCGGTGCCGCCCTCGGGCATCCGCGCGTTCTTCGAGGTCGCCGAATCCCGCGAGGACGTGATCTCGCTGGGCGTCGGCGAACCGGACTTCACCGCGCCGTGGGCCGCCCGGTCGGCGGCGATCGAGTCGCTGGAGCGCGGCCGCACGAGCTACACGGCAAACCGCGGGATGCCGGCGCTCCGACGCGCCATCGCGCGCCACGTCGAGCGCTACGACCTCGCCTACGACCCGCAGGAGGAGATCCTCGTCACCACCGGCGCGAGCGAGGCCGTCGACCTCGCGTTCCGCGCGCTCGTCGACCCCGGGGACGTCGTCGCGCTCCCGACGCCGACGTACGTCTCCTACCGGCCCGGCGTGACGTTCGCCGGCGGCGACCCGCTCCCCGTCCCCACCCACCACGAGGACGACTGGTCGCTGACGCCGGACGCGCTCGCGGCGGCCGGCGCCGACGAGGCGGACGTGCTCGTGCTCTGTTACCCGAACAACCCGACCGGCGCGACGATGACGGGGGAGGAACTCGCCGCAGTCGCCGAGTTCTGTCTCGAACACGACCTGCTGGTCGTCTCCGACGAGATCTACGCCGCGCTCACCTACGAGGGCGAGCACACCTCCATCGCCACGCTGCCCGGGATGCGCGAGCGGACCGTCGTCGTCAACGGCTTCTCGAAGGCGTACGCGATGACGGGGCTCAGGCTCGGCTACGCG
Protein-coding regions in this window:
- a CDS encoding Lrp/AsnC family transcriptional regulator; this encodes MDDETRALLDVLVADARESTADIARQTGLSADEVDARLDELEAAGVLRGYTAVVDWDSTDADRVAAVVEVNVELDRETDYEDIARRIAESPTVDSLRLVSGDYDFALDVSADTMQAVSRFVADEVAPLPAVTKTVTHYVMETYKERGVVFDERDDDDRLSVTP
- a CDS encoding acyl-CoA mutase large subunit family protein, encoding MFDPDDLEEIRSEKRRWEEETREPTVERFGEREERFTTDTGGQDVDPLYTPDDVADLDYEADLGFPGEEPYTRGVYPTMHRGRLWTMRQYAGMGTAAETNERFNYLIDQGSSGLSMAFDLPTQMGYDSDADMAAGEVGKSGVAIDSLEDFERVFDGIPLDEVSTSMTINAPASVLLAMYVAVGDRQGVDREELRGTIQNDIMKEYIARNLYIYPPAESMRLITDIFEFCANETPKFNTISISGYHIREAGSTAAQEIAFTLGNGIEYVQAAVDAGLDVDEFAPQLSFFFNAHNNILEEVAKFRAARRMWATIMAERFGAENPKSKQLKFHTQTAGSMLTAQQIENNVVRVGYQALAAVLGGTQSLHTNGKDEALSLPTEKSVRTALRTQQILAHESGAADTIDPLAGSYYVESLTDGIEEEAFDILDEVDRRGGMLDAVQNQWVQRQIQDTAFERQREIEEGERVIVGVNEYEVEEDEPQVDLEDVSEEEQRAQVERVQDLRESRDSEEAEAALAALRDAATGDANLMPYIVDAVKAYATVGEICNVLRKEFGEYQPGSV
- a CDS encoding pyridoxal phosphate-dependent aminotransferase, translating into MSDRSDSPDTPASGASGASETGSRETDDPGKADRFTPAERVEAVPPSGIRAFFEVAESREDVISLGVGEPDFTAPWAARSAAIESLERGRTSYTANRGMPALRRAIARHVERYDLAYDPQEEILVTTGASEAVDLAFRALVDPGDVVALPTPTYVSYRPGVTFAGGDPLPVPTHHEDDWSLTPDALAAAGADEADVLVLCYPNNPTGATMTGEELAAVAEFCLEHDLLVVSDEIYAALTYEGEHTSIATLPGMRERTVVVNGFSKAYAMTGLRLGYALAPPTASAAMTKVHQYGMLSAPTTAQHAAIRALEDCDDDVVEMRREYDRRRRYLTARLRELGVAVAEPGGAFYAFPRVADVAPDGDDEAFATELLETTGVAAVPGSAFGDGGAGHLRLSYATGMDDLKEAMARLETFLADR